From Xiphophorus couchianus chromosome 4, X_couchianus-1.0, whole genome shotgun sequence, a single genomic window includes:
- the grpr gene encoding gastrin-releasing peptide receptor gives MWFAGAAIASVYGAISVLGLIGNITLIKTFCSAKSIRNVPNLFMSSLALGDVLLLVTCAPVDASRYLSDEWLFGRLGCKVIPFIQLTSVGVSVFTLTALSADRYRAIVKPLDLQKSTTTTSIVLRAAFIWVFSLILAIPEAVYSDLHTFNVTSTNESFVTCAPYPHAGKLHPQIHSMASFLIFYVIPLLVISMYYTFIARSLFKSASNLPMEGNVHARRQVESRKRLAKTVLVFVGLFAVCWLPSHAIYLYRSYHYSQVDTSLGHFVFSVVARILAFTNSCMNPFALYLLSKTFKKQFNQQLCCCRHFMFKHSPQSPTHYNTRMTSVHSTRHSVASLTMINGRQLCQEDCV, from the exons ATGTGGTTTGCCGGCGCGGCCATCGCCTCCGTTTACGGGGCCATCAGCGTTTTGGGACTCATTGGCAACATCACGCTCATCAAGACGTTTTGCTCGGCCAAATCTATCCGCAATGTTCCCAATCTGTTCATGTCGAGCCTTGCACTGGGGGACGTTTTGCTGCTGGTGACATGCGCTCCGGTGGACGCCAGCCGCTACCTTTCGGACGAGTGGCTGTTTGGGAGGCTGGGCTGTAAGGTCATCCCCTTCATTCAGCTCACCTCTGTCGGGGTGTCCGTGTTCACCCTCACGGCCCTCTCTGCTGACAG GTACAGGGCCATCGTGAAGCCCCTTGATCTTCAAAAATCGACCACCACAACCAGCATTGTCCTGCGAGCCGCATTCATCTGGGTCTTCTCCCTCATCTTGGCAATCCCCGAGGCTGTGTACTCGGACCTGCACACCTTCAATGTGACCTCTACAAACGAGAGCTTTGTTACTTGCGCCCCCTACCCCCACGCCGGAAAACTGCACCCTCAGATTCACTCCATGGcctccttcctcattttctACGTCATCCCCCTGTTGGTGATAAGCATGTACTACACCTTCATCGCCCGCAGCCTTTTCAAGAGTGCGTCCAACCTTCCCATGGAGGGGAATGTCCATGCGAGACGACAG GTAGAATCCAGAAAACGGTTGGCCAAGACAGTTCTTGTGTTCGTTGGTCTCTTTGCAGTGTGCTGGCTGCCCAGTCACGCCATCTACTTGTACCGCTCCTATCACTATTCCCAG GTGGACACGTCTCTGGGTCACTTTGTGTTCAGCGTTGTTGCTCGGATTCTGGCCTTCACCAACTCCTGCATGAACCCGTTTGCTCTTTACCTGCTGAGCAAAACCTTCAAGAAGCAGTTCAACCAGCAGCTGTGCTGCTGCCGTCATTTCATGTTCAAACACTCCCCGCAGAGCCCAACACATTATAACACACGCATGACTTCAGTCCACAGCACACGTCACTCTGTGGCAAGTCTGACAATGATCAATGGCAGGCAGCTCTGTCAGGAGGACTGCGTGTAA
- the vegfd gene encoding vascular endothelial growth factor D isoform X2 has protein sequence MSESCLLLGIEAVIFLIIRLILHCFVTTFLCLTGWTCFLSQCCWCLDELLRLTDVPDWKLWKCRLKLQPPRVQTEASSFPPPTGSHRSAQYAPTSFSLEILKAIEEEWQSIQCMPRETCIDVAQELDFHTSVFFKPPCVSVHRCGGCCNDKGLTCRNTSTVYVNKTIFSFTPFKLVPEPVLIKVANHTACSCMEPAIIRRNAQQRRRSGCPLMRQMLEAEDSGRLCASGWIWDCSNEKCIPYPSSTSELPPRSWLSDCEIDVERCECLPRPQPIVWAPTGI, from the exons atgtcAGAATCCTGTTTATTGCTGGGAATCGaagctgtaatttttttaatcatacgCCTAATTCTTCATTGCTTCGTaacaacatttctttgtttgacAGGATGGACCTGCTTCCTTTCTCAGTGCTGTTGGTG TTTGGACGAGTTACTGCGGCTCACAGACGTCCCGGACTGGAAGCTGTGGAAGTGTCGCTTGAAGCTGCAGCCGCCTCGAGTCCAAACAGAGGCTTCTTCTTTTCCACCTCCGACCGGGTCGCACCGCTCCGCACAGTACGCACCAACATCGTTTAGCCTGGAGATACTTAAAG CCATAGAAGAAGAGTGGCAGAGTATTCAGTGTATGCCCAGGGAGACGTGCATCGATGTGGCCCAGGAGTTGGACTTTCATACCTCAGTTTTCTTCAAGCCACCCTGTGTATCTGTCCACAG GTGTGGTGGCTGCTGTAACGACAAGGGCCTAACCTGCAGGAATACGTCTACTGTATATGTGAATAAAACG ATTTTCAGCTTTACACCTTTTAAACTTGTACCAGAACCCGTGCTGATAAAAGTCGCAAACCACACCGCATGCAGCTGCATGGAGCCGGCAATAATTCGACGTAACGCTCAGCAACGCAGGCGCAGTGG CTGCCCTCTGATGAGACAGATGTTGGAAGCAGAGGATTCTGGGAGACTTTGTGCTAGTGGATGGATTTGGGActgttcaaatgaaaaatgcatACCTTACCCCTCCAGTACatcag AGCTTCCCCCCAGGTCCTGGTTGTCGGACTGTGAGATAGACGTGGAGCGCTGTGAATGTCTGCCCAGACCTCAGCCAATTGTGTGGGCACCCACAGGAATTTGA
- the vegfd gene encoding vascular endothelial growth factor D isoform X1 produces MMKKKMECSLCWIFFLLLELGWINMSSSMHRDGGNTGARRQWEKQVRSSSSLDELLRLTDFPDWKLWKCRFKPQPLKVQTEASSSPPSVGSHRSTRYAATPFSLEILKAIEEEWQSIQCMPRETCIDVAQELDFHTSVFFKPPCVSVHRCGGCCNDKGLTCRNTSTVYVNKTIFSFTPFKLVPEPVLIKVANHTACSCMEPAIIRRNAQQRRRSGCPLMRQMLEAEDSGRLCASGWIWDCSNEKCIPYPSSTSELPPRSWLSDCEIDVERCECLPRPQPIVWAPTGI; encoded by the exons atgatgaagaagaagatggaaTGCAGTCTGTGCTGGatctttttcttgctgttgGAGCTGGGTTGGATAAACATGAGCTCCAGCATGCACAGGGATGGTGGCAACACG GGGGCAAGGAGACAGTGGGAGAAGCAGGTCCGCTCATCCTCCAGTTTGGACGAGCTACTGCGACTCACAGACTTCCCAGACTGGAAGCTGTGGAAGTGTCGCTTCAAGCCGCAGCCGCTAAAGGTCCAAACAGAGGCTTCCTCTTCTCCACCTTCGGTCGGGTCGCACCGCTCCACACGCTACGCAGCAACACCGTTTAGCCTGGAGATACTTAAAG CCATAGAAGAAGAGTGGCAGAGTATTCAGTGTATGCCCAGGGAGACGTGCATCGATGTGGCCCAGGAGTTGGACTTTCATACCTCAGTTTTCTTCAAGCCACCCTGTGTATCTGTCCACAG GTGTGGTGGCTGCTGTAACGACAAGGGCCTAACCTGCAGGAATACGTCTACTGTATATGTGAATAAAACG ATTTTCAGCTTTACACCTTTTAAACTTGTACCAGAACCCGTGCTGATAAAAGTCGCAAACCACACCGCATGCAGCTGCATGGAGCCGGCAATAATTCGACGTAACGCTCAGCAACGCAGGCGCAGTGG CTGCCCTCTGATGAGACAGATGTTGGAAGCAGAGGATTCTGGGAGACTTTGTGCTAGTGGATGGATTTGGGActgttcaaatgaaaaatgcatACCTTACCCCTCCAGTACatcag AGCTTCCCCCCAGGTCCTGGTTGTCGGACTGTGAGATAGACGTGGAGCGCTGTGAATGTCTGCCCAGACCTCAGCCAATTGTGTGGGCACCCACAGGAATTTGA